The Flavobacterium sp. IMCC34852 genome contains the following window.
TTTTAAAGTCGTTCCCGTCCTTGATTATAGGAGAAACCACTAGTTGCCCATAAAATTTGTCTCGCGCAATATTGGTTTTGAATTTATAATTAAAAGCAGTAGGAATGTTTTTCGGGTCTAAATCTCCGAGTTGGTTTTCGGATATAGTTTCATAAACCAAGTTTCGGATTTGAATACTGTTTTCGTCGAAAACCCCTATAAGATTTAGTGTTAGTAGAAAACTAACAGTTTTTGTATAGCTGTCAAATTGGTAATTTTCGGGATTGAATTGAGGGATATTGAAGGAAGAATCACCATGAGAGAACCCTTTTTTTTCAGTCCAATTCAAAGTGATGTTCCCTTGCACTTGTGAAAAACCTATGATGGTAACAAATAGCAATAAAACAGTAGAGATCTTTTTCATAGTAAACAATAAACGCAAATTTCAACAAAATAGTATTAAAAAGTAAAAAAAATTTTTTTTTGGGACAAAATACAATAAAACTATTATTTTTGCGTTCTATATAAAATCCAAAAGAGAGTTTGGATTTAGTATTAATTTTAAAAAGATGTTGCAATGTAAAGGTTAATTCTTATATTGCGGCACTAAAATTTACCTACTAAAAGTATGAAAGTAAACAAAATTATTGCTGTAAAATTATTACTGTCATTAGTGATAATGATTGGTTTTACTAGTTGTAGTAAAAAATCCGATTCAAAAGGCGGTTCAAAAGCTACCGGATGGAAAATCAACGATAAAAAAGGAGGTTTTCAGTATGCTTCTAAATTCAAAAAGCAAGCTACAGGTCCCGGTTTAGTTTTGGTCGAAGGAGGAACATTTACCATGGGTAAAGTTCAGGATGATGTGATGCACGATTGGAACAATACTCCAAATCAGCAACACGTTATGTCTTTCTACATGGATGAGACTGAGGTAACCAATATGATGTATATGGAATACCTAGATTGGTTGAAAAGAGTATTCCCGCCGGATCAAGAAAATTACAAAAACATTTACGAAGGTGCATCTCCGGATACTTTGGTTTGGAGAAACCGTTTAGGTTATAATGAAACAATGACCAATAACTATTTAAGACATCCGGCTTATGCTGAATATCCTGTAGTTGGCGTAAATTGGATTCAAGCTACAGAGTTTGCCATTTGGAGAACAGATCGCGTAAATGAGAAAATATTAGAAGAACAACGTTTCTTGAAAAAAGATGCTAAAGTAACTGACGTTGCTGCTGACAAAGTGTTTAGTACAGAGGCTTATTTAGCTTCACCTTCGACAGCTATGGGTGGTGATAGTAATATTGTATTACAAAAAGGCCAAAAAGCCGGTAAAGCTCCCAAAGGAGGAGCGGCTCCTGCAGCCGGTGCTACTAACACAGCCGGTAACAGTCCTAAGAATGTATATGCGCAAAGAACTTCAGGTATAATTTTGCCAGAGTACAGACTTCCAACAGAAGCAGAGTGGGAATATGCTGCTGCTGCTGACGTAGGTCAAAGAGAATATAACGCTTACAAAGGGCAAAAGAAATATCCTTGGTCTGGTACTTACACTCGTTCCGGAAAAAGACAAGTAAGAGGAGATCAATTGGCTAACTTTAAACAAGGAAAAGGAGATTACGGTGGAATCGCAGGTTGGTCTGATGATGGTGCTGATATCACTAATAAAGTTAAGTCTTATCCGCCGAACGATTTCGGATTGTATGATATGGCAGGAAATGTTGCGGAATGGGTTGCCGATGTTTACAGACCAATTGTAGATGATGAGGCTAATGACTTCAACTATTACAGAGGTAACGTTTACATGAAAAATAAAATTGGTGAAGACGGTAAAGTAGAATTAGTTACTCAAGAAACTCAAAAATTTGACACGTTATCTAACGGTAAAATTGTTTCAAGAAATTTCCCAGGACAAATCGCTCAAGTACCGGTTGATGAAAATGAAACTTATTTAAGACAAAACTTCGACAAATCTGATAACAGAAACTACCGTGATGGAGATAAACAATCTACCAGATATTTTAAATTCGGTAACTCAGAAGAAGGTGATGAAAAAGGTAAGTTAAGAGATGACCAAAGAATGTATGATTCGCCTAAACACAATGTTTCTACAGACAGTTTAGGAAACATGGTTAAAAAATATGACAAGTCAAACAAAAGAACCACTTTAGTTAATGACGATGTAAGAGTTTACAAAGGAGGTTCTTGGAGAGACAGAGCTTATTGGTTAGATCCGGCTCAAAGAAGATATTTCCCTCAAGATATAGCTACTGACTACATCGGATTCAGATGTGCAATGTCTAGAGTTGGTCCTAAAGCTGACAAAAAGAAAAGACCAAGAAACTAATTTTAGTTTATGAATACTACCAAAAAAGCCCTAATTTTAAGGGCTTTTTTATTTTAATACTATTCCAAATGACCATTCAGAATATTCACGCCTTATTTTTAAAATGTTCTCGGGTTTCTATCGATACCAGAAAGATTGAGTCTAATGCTTTATTTGTAGCCATCAAAGGCGATCGATTTGATGCGAATACTTTTGCGGAAGAAGCTTTAGCAAAAGGTGCTTCCTATGTTATCATTGATAATAAAGAGTATTACATTGACGAAAGAACAATTTTGGTTCAAGACAGTTTAAAAACACTGCAAGAATTGGCTTCCTACCATAGGAATTTTTTAAAAACTCCAATAGTTGCATTGACCGGAAGTAATGGTAAAACAACTACCAAAGAACTTATTAATGTGGTTTTGTCTAAAAAGTTTAAAACGGTAGCTACTGTCGGTAATTTGAATAATCATATAGGCGTTCCGTTGACACTTTTGACATTTACTAAAGATACTGAAATTGGCATAGTTGAAATGGGTGCCAATCATCAGAAAGAAATTGAATTTCTATGTGAGATTGCCCAACCGGATTATGGCTTTATCACCAATTTCGGAAAGGCTCATTTAGAAGGATTTGGCGGAGTGGAAGGTGTTATTAAAGGCAAAAGTGAAATGTATGCTTATTTGAAAGCCAATGATAAATTGGTTTTTGTCAATGTAGACGATGAAATTCAAAACAGTAAAACGGTTGATTTTAAGCGCTATAGTTTTAGCGGGCAAGACAAAACAGCCGATGTTTTTATTGAAAGGGTTGTGGCAAATCCTCTTGTCAAAATTGACGCCCTAGGTGTAACTATTCATTCTCACTTGATTGGATTGTACAATGCTAATAACATTAGCGCCGCCATCACTATCGGGCATTATTTTGGCATATTACCTTCAGAAATTAAAGAAGCTGTTGAAAGTTATATTCCGGAAAATAACCGGTCACAGTTGTTGGTAAAAGGAAGCAATGAAATTATACTCGATGCCTACAATGCCAATCCAAGCAGCATGAAAGTGGCTTTGGAGAATTTCATTCAATTAGATAAACCTAACAAAGCTATTGTAATTGGTGATATGTATGAATTAGGCGAAGAAAGTTTGTCTGAGCATAAATCTATAGTTGATTTTTTAGCTAATGAATGTTCTTTTGAATGTCATTTGGTTGGTAAAGATTTTTTTGCCAATACTATAAAAAAGGATTGGCTTCACTTTTATGCCACTTTTGAAGACTTCGCTGATTTTTTATCCGACCATAGTTTTACTCAAAAGATTATTTTGATAAAAGGGTCGAGAGGTATGGCATTAGAACGAACTTTAGAATATATTTAAAAACTTACAACTCCTTAATAAACTGAGGAGTTTTTTATTTGGATATTATTTTAGTAATCAGCAAGATATAGGTGCATAATTACTGTGGAGTACTTTTGAATTTCACTAAATTAGAAAGAGAAATTCATCTCAAGTTCGGGAATTGTTTTTACTTTTATATGTTATTACAAATGTGGTACATTTTAAACCTTATTTATATGGTTTAAAAGCTGAAAAAAAGTATCAGGAAAATAGGCTTTTTAAGCAATTTTCTGAAGTATAATCTAACTTTAATGTAAACTTATTTAATTCTAATTTATAAAATAATGATTAACACTACTTCTTGCAAGAAACTATTAGTTCTTCTCTTTTTTATGTTTTCCTATACCGGGAATGCTCAGGTGGCCGGAACTCATTTTACAATTACATTGGCGAATGTTACTTCATCTTCTAATACATTAGAATTTGATATTATGCTTACGATTGATGGTACCGGAGATGCTGCTTCAGGGGTTAAGTTATCCGCCATGTCAGCTGGGATTAATTACAATACGGCTATTGTTAACGGTGGGACTCTTACTTGTGCCTACATAGGTGGTAAAAGCGCTGCAATCGCAGGCTTGGTAAATACAACGACACCTAGTACAGTTACAGCTGGGCATATAAGAATTACGGCTTCACCATTAACTATAGATACTGCATTTGATGTTGTAAACGGGACGTATACTTTTGGTAGATATAGATTGACAAATACAGCAAGTTGGACAAGCAATTCTGATGCTCAATTATGGTTGCAACCTAATAATATTGGTAGGACCAATACCGCTGTGAATGCTTTTCCTTATGGAGCGACTTTGGGAGCGGCATCCTATTCTTACAGTACAACTGCCCCTGCTGGTTCTCCGGGAGTTAGTTTAGGCTATTCTCAAGCCACACCATTGTCGGCATTATTAAATGTATCAACTCAGGATTGTGCAACTTTGGGTACACCTGTAGTGACAGACGTAGATTGTTTTGGAGGAACTGATGGTGCTGCTACCATTACAATGTCAGCTTTAACGCCAAGTGTTTCTGCGATTAGTTATACTATAGATGGAGGTGCCTCGCAAAATGCCACATTAGTGTCAGGAGCTTTCACCATTAATGGTTTAAGTGTTGGTACTTATTCTGTAGTTGTTTCAAATGCAGGTTGTCCTGATGTTACTGTGCCTGTAACGGTTTCGGGTCCAACAACTCCAATAACGAATGTCACTAACGAATCAGCTTGTGATAGCTACGTTTGGTCAGTAACCGGATTGACTTATACTATGAGTGGAACTTACACGGGTACATCAACCAATTTAAATGGATGTACAGTCAATGAAACTTTGAATTTGACTATTACACCAAGTACTTCAAATACTACTACGGCTTCGGCTTGTGATACTTACACTTGGTCGGTAAACGGAGCGACTTATACGGCTTCGGGCACTTATACTTCGGTAGTAGATTGTCATACAGAAACTTTGAATTTGACTATCACGCCAAGTACTTCAAATACCACTACGGCTTCGGCTTGTGACACTTATACATGGTCGGTAAACGGAGCAACCTACACGGCTTCGGGCACTTATACTTCGGTAGTAGATTGTCATACAGAAACTTTGAATTTAACTATCACGCCAAGCACTTCAAATACCACTACAGCTTCGGCTTGTGACACTTATACATGGTCGGTAAACGGAGCGACTTATACGGCTTCGGGCACTTATACTTCGGTAGTAGATTGTCATACAGAAACTTTGAATTTAACTATCACGCCAAGCACTTCAAACACCACTACGGCTTCGGCTTGTGATACTTACACTTGGTCGGTAAACGGAGCGACTTATACGGCTTCGGGCACTTATACTTCGGTAGTAGATTGTCATACAGAAACTTTGAATTTAACTATCACGCCAAGTACTTCAAATACCACTACGGCTTCGGCTTGTGACACTTACACTTGGTCGGTAAACGGAGCGACTTATACGGCTTCGGGTACATACACTTCGGTAGTAGATTGTCATACAGAAACTTTGAATTTAACTATCACGCCAAGCACTTCAAATACCACTACGGCTTCGGCTTGTGATACTTACACTTGGTCGGTAAACGGCGCGACTTATACGGCTTCGGGTACATACACTTCGGTAGTAGATTGTCATACAGAAACTTTGAATTTGACTATCACGCCAAGTACTTCAAATACCACTACGGTTTCGGCTTGTGACACTTATACATGGTCGGTAAACGGAGCGACTTACACGGCTTCGGGCACTTATACTTCGGTAGTAGATTGTCATACAGAAACTTTGAATTTGACTATTACACCAAGCACTTCAAATACCACTACGGCTTCTGCTTGTGATACTTACACTTGGTCGGTAAACGGAGCGACTTATACGGCTTCGGGCACTTATACTTCGGTAGTAGATTGTCATACAGAAACTTTGAATTTGACTATTACACCAAGCACTTCAAATACCACTACGGCTTCTGCTTGTGATACTTATACATGGTCGGTAAACGGAGCGACTTATACGGCTTCGGGTACTTATACTTCGGTAGTAGATTGTCATACAGAAACTTTGAATTTGACTATCACGCCAAGCACTTCAAATACCACTACGGCTTCGGCTTGTGACACTTATACATGGTCGGTAAACGGAGCGACTTATACGGCTTCGGGCACTTATACTTCGGTAGTAGATTGTCATACAGAAACTTTGAATTTAACTATCAACTCATCGCCGACACCAACAGGTTCCTCAACTCAAACGGTATCGGTTAATGATTTAAACGATGCTACTTTAGAGGATTTAGTGGTGAGTCCAACAACTGTGATTTGGTATGCTTCTTTGGCTGATGCTCAAAATCAAGTGAATCCTTTAGCTATTACAACAGTATTAGTAGATGGTGCAACTTATTATGCAGTTAACGTTTCTTTGGGTTGTGCCAGTGCGCCTTTTGCAGTGACGGTTACAGTGGCATTGGAGGTTGATGGTTTTGATGATGCGAACTTCAGAGTTTATCCTAATCCAACGTCTGGAATTGTTACCATAAAATATACTGAGAATATTAACGCTATAGTACTTATGAATTTACTTGGGCAAGTTATTTTAGAGGAAAGACCTAACGTAACTGAAAGTTCAATGGATTTATCATCGTTGCCATCAGCAACTTATTTGATAAAAGTAATTTCAAATGGAAAAGTTAAAGTTGTGAAATTGATTAAAAAAGACTAGTAGTTATTTCAATTTGGGTTTTGAAATAAATGAAAGAAAACCACTAACGTTGTTAGTGGTTTTTTTATGCAAAAAGGTTTCAAATTACTTTTAAATATTGCTGAAAACCTTTTTGATTTTAACAGTTATTTTTTTTGAAAATCCTTTATTTATGAGCCTTTTAGAGGGGAAACGGCTTTTAAAATTCATTAAATTAGAAAGTCTTCTTTTTTTTTGTATAAGTATAAATAATAGTTTTACTTCCACAACAACAATTTATTAACCAATTCAAATAATTATGTTTATCAATTACTTTTTGAAAAGTTCATTGCTGCAAACATCGTCCTCGGACGGGAAGCACATTGGACAAAAACCAAAGTCATTTGGTTTTGCATGGTTGCTTTTGATGCTCTTGTCTGCTGTAACCGGCATACAGGCTCAAACAACCATTATCAATCCGGCGACGGATGGAGGTTTTAATTTAGGTAGCACTTTTGCTGCCAATGGTTGGACAGTTGCCAATGAAGGCACAGGTGCAGTGAAATGGGCTGTGGGAACAGCAGTTTCTGATACTACGCCAGGCACAACTCAAACGGCTAGTTCCATACCGATTACATCGTATACAGTAACGCTGTCTGCTTTAAACCAAAGCATTGCTATTGGTCAGTCTGTTTCCGGTGCAAATATTCAACCAAACACATATGTGTCGAATATTAGTGGTACTACTTTGACTTTAACATTACCAACAACCAACGCAACAGCACAAACTAATGTGTTGTTAACTTTTGGTGCGCTTGCTTCTAATATTAGTGGCAACTCTGCTTATTTGTCTTTAGACAATGGAGTGACGCATGCGACTAATATATCAGGAATTAGAACGATTTATTTTTACAAAGATGTAGTGATTCCTGCAGGACATACTAATATTGCTTTGTCTTTTGATTGGAAGTCTGCTGCTAATACATGGCAGGTTTTTGTTGCGCCAACAACTGTAACACCGATTGGTTCAAATGTACAGTCTACTTTTCCAAATACATTGACAGGAGCAACTCCTATTATTTATTCTAATACCAATACCACAACGCAATCATCATTTGGATTTATTCCTGCCAGTTTCGCAGGAACTACTGCCAGAATTATTTTCATGTGGTCAAATGGAAATGGTGGTGGAACAAATCCTCCATTAGCAGTTGATAATATTTCATTAGTTTCAAGAGCTGGTGGGCAAACTTTAACATCAGTTTCATCTGGTCTTTTTACAAGTCCAAGTACTTGGGATTTAGGATATGTACCTTCGCCTTCAGATGACGTGGTTATCTCAGCAGGTCATACAGTGGATATCAATGAGAAAATCACTTTAGGCGCAAGAGATTTAGCTATCGCTGGTTCTGGTGCAGTGGCTCAATTTGGTTTCTTTTCTGACCAGTTTACAGTAAGTAATGACTTATTTATTAGTGGGTCAGGTGCCAGATTTAATGTTTACCAACCTACCAATGTTGTTACACCGGCTGGTAACGGTAGATTATTAAAGGTTGGTCATGATATCAGTTTTACTAGTGGTGGTCGTTTAGATATTTCTTTTGGTACTACAGGTGCTGGTGTTGGAGAATTAAATTTAAATGGTTCTACATTACAAACTATTTCAACGGATGCTGGTAGCTTTTTAGGAGGAACTACTAAAGCAAATGGTACAACCAATACTTTTGGAATTATCAATCAATTGACAGTTACTAATACTAGTACTGCAACACCTAATATCGATTGGCAAGTAAACAATGCCAGAATTAGAAGTAAATTAACCTTAACCAGTGGAAGAGTTGCTCTTGGTAGTAACAAAATCATCCTTGGGAATTATGGTGCTTTGAGTACCAATGTTGTTTGTAGTCTTGGAACCGGTTTCATTGGTGGAACTGTGGCGAGATGGTACACTACTTCAGCTAATCCATCATCGGGAACTATTGATGCAGGATTGGATTATAACAATGCGAATGTTTTATTTCCTATCATAAATGCTAATGGTCAAAACAGATGGGCTTCTATTCTTTCTCCGGCTTCAGGTACTGTTGCAGGGGAATTAGCAATCACTTATGCAGACGCTAACACAATGAGCGCTGTATCTATTGTTGACGGAATTACCATTGGAACTCGTTATGACGGAAACTGGACTATTACTACACCGGATAGTAGAGTTGATACAACTCTTAGTACACCGGCAGCATTTACTTATACTAACGCAGGAACTGCTTTTGCTTTAGGATTTTATGCTACTGGTGCTTTTGCCACTAATGATGGTAGCACAAGAATATTATACGGTGCAGCTGCGGCTGGCGGAACACATATCAACGGGACAACAGCTCCTTTTGCTGCAAGATCCGGACTTACATTAGCTAACATTACGGC
Protein-coding sequences here:
- a CDS encoding T9SS type A sorting domain-containing protein; amino-acid sequence: MINTTSCKKLLVLLFFMFSYTGNAQVAGTHFTITLANVTSSSNTLEFDIMLTIDGTGDAASGVKLSAMSAGINYNTAIVNGGTLTCAYIGGKSAAIAGLVNTTTPSTVTAGHIRITASPLTIDTAFDVVNGTYTFGRYRLTNTASWTSNSDAQLWLQPNNIGRTNTAVNAFPYGATLGAASYSYSTTAPAGSPGVSLGYSQATPLSALLNVSTQDCATLGTPVVTDVDCFGGTDGAATITMSALTPSVSAISYTIDGGASQNATLVSGAFTINGLSVGTYSVVVSNAGCPDVTVPVTVSGPTTPITNVTNESACDSYVWSVTGLTYTMSGTYTGTSTNLNGCTVNETLNLTITPSTSNTTTASACDTYTWSVNGATYTASGTYTSVVDCHTETLNLTITPSTSNTTTASACDTYTWSVNGATYTASGTYTSVVDCHTETLNLTITPSTSNTTTASACDTYTWSVNGATYTASGTYTSVVDCHTETLNLTITPSTSNTTTASACDTYTWSVNGATYTASGTYTSVVDCHTETLNLTITPSTSNTTTASACDTYTWSVNGATYTASGTYTSVVDCHTETLNLTITPSTSNTTTASACDTYTWSVNGATYTASGTYTSVVDCHTETLNLTITPSTSNTTTVSACDTYTWSVNGATYTASGTYTSVVDCHTETLNLTITPSTSNTTTASACDTYTWSVNGATYTASGTYTSVVDCHTETLNLTITPSTSNTTTASACDTYTWSVNGATYTASGTYTSVVDCHTETLNLTITPSTSNTTTASACDTYTWSVNGATYTASGTYTSVVDCHTETLNLTINSSPTPTGSSTQTVSVNDLNDATLEDLVVSPTTVIWYASLADAQNQVNPLAITTVLVDGATYYAVNVSLGCASAPFAVTVTVALEVDGFDDANFRVYPNPTSGIVTIKYTENINAIVLMNLLGQVILEERPNVTESSMDLSSLPSATYLIKVISNGKVKVVKLIKKD
- the gldJ gene encoding gliding motility lipoprotein GldJ; protein product: MKVNKIIAVKLLLSLVIMIGFTSCSKKSDSKGGSKATGWKINDKKGGFQYASKFKKQATGPGLVLVEGGTFTMGKVQDDVMHDWNNTPNQQHVMSFYMDETEVTNMMYMEYLDWLKRVFPPDQENYKNIYEGASPDTLVWRNRLGYNETMTNNYLRHPAYAEYPVVGVNWIQATEFAIWRTDRVNEKILEEQRFLKKDAKVTDVAADKVFSTEAYLASPSTAMGGDSNIVLQKGQKAGKAPKGGAAPAAGATNTAGNSPKNVYAQRTSGIILPEYRLPTEAEWEYAAAADVGQREYNAYKGQKKYPWSGTYTRSGKRQVRGDQLANFKQGKGDYGGIAGWSDDGADITNKVKSYPPNDFGLYDMAGNVAEWVADVYRPIVDDEANDFNYYRGNVYMKNKIGEDGKVELVTQETQKFDTLSNGKIVSRNFPGQIAQVPVDENETYLRQNFDKSDNRNYRDGDKQSTRYFKFGNSEEGDEKGKLRDDQRMYDSPKHNVSTDSLGNMVKKYDKSNKRTTLVNDDVRVYKGGSWRDRAYWLDPAQRRYFPQDIATDYIGFRCAMSRVGPKADKKKRPRN
- a CDS encoding UDP-N-acetylmuramoyl-tripeptide--D-alanyl-D-alanine ligase, which produces MTIQNIHALFLKCSRVSIDTRKIESNALFVAIKGDRFDANTFAEEALAKGASYVIIDNKEYYIDERTILVQDSLKTLQELASYHRNFLKTPIVALTGSNGKTTTKELINVVLSKKFKTVATVGNLNNHIGVPLTLLTFTKDTEIGIVEMGANHQKEIEFLCEIAQPDYGFITNFGKAHLEGFGGVEGVIKGKSEMYAYLKANDKLVFVNVDDEIQNSKTVDFKRYSFSGQDKTADVFIERVVANPLVKIDALGVTIHSHLIGLYNANNISAAITIGHYFGILPSEIKEAVESYIPENNRSQLLVKGSNEIILDAYNANPSSMKVALENFIQLDKPNKAIVIGDMYELGEESLSEHKSIVDFLANECSFECHLVGKDFFANTIKKDWLHFYATFEDFADFLSDHSFTQKIILIKGSRGMALERTLEYI